TACACCAGGTTCAGCAAGTGGCATTCGGATGCTTATTGACGGTACAATTGCCTTCTCACAGTCTTCTAGACCACTGCTCGATCAAGAAATTGCACGTGCCCAACAACGCGGATTTGGTTTGCAACAAATTCCAGTGGCAATTGATGGATTAGCGATCGCTGTTAACCCTAATTTGGATATTCCAGGACTCACTATCGAACAACTTCGCGCAATCTACAGTGGCAAAGTTGCCAATTGGAATCAAGTAGGCGGTCCTAATTTACCAATAGTACCTTTTTCGCGGCAGGTCAGCGATGGTGGCACTGTTGAATTTTTTGTTCAAGATATCTTGGCACAATCGTTTGGCTCAAATGTAGAATTTGTTCCTGACACGACTCAAGCATTACGCAGATTAGCGGTGACTCCTGGTGGTATTTATTATGCCTCTGCACCAGAAGTTGTCCCGCAGTGTACTATCAAATCTCTACCTATAGGGCGTGGGTCAGGTGAATTTATTCCACCCTACCAAGAACCCTTTGTTCCTTTATCTCAGTGCCCAAAGTCACGTAATAGCCTCAATCTTGAAGCTTTTCAAACTGGTCAGTATCCAATCACGCGTAACTTGTTTGTCATCATCAAGCAAAACGGTCAAAGTGACGAGCAAGCCGGAGATGCTTATGCTAATTTTCTTTTAACAACGCAAGGACAAGAACTCATCGAGCAAACTGGTTTTGTCAGAATTCGCTGACATAGAGGCTATGTAGGACGTTTATCCACAGAGGCATGTTACCTCTTAGCGATATTGACTGAATCTGCTGGTAAACAAATCAAATTATCTCCCTGAGTAATTAACAAACCTCGCTGACGTAATTTACCCATCAGGCGAGTCACAGTGACTCGTGTAGAACCAATTGCACTGCCAATTTGAGCATGGGTAAGCGGAAATGGTAAGCAATAACCACGAAGTAATTCGGGATCTTCTGGGCTGAAGGAAGGTTCACCATACTCTTCAACTAACAGTGTAAGAAATCCGAGCAAGCGATCAATTGTTCGCCTTTGCCCCAAAGCACTCAGCCACAATAATTTTCGTTGATGTTGGTAACGAAAGGCATCGAGAACTTCACGCCGGAAATGTG
The nucleotide sequence above comes from Gloeocapsopsis sp. IPPAS B-1203. Encoded proteins:
- a CDS encoding PstS family phosphate ABC transporter substrate-binding protein, with amino-acid sequence MSQKNETAVLVLALFITLAVIGGSLWWFANRSGIDIDFSRITTPSEDDNSPPIVSDSTNFASVQNVPNGLFNYGGSTTWAPIRLAVDSAIQAARPEFRLRYVNPTSDTPGSASGIRMLIDGTIAFSQSSRPLLDQEIARAQQRGFGLQQIPVAIDGLAIAVNPNLDIPGLTIEQLRAIYSGKVANWNQVGGPNLPIVPFSRQVSDGGTVEFFVQDILAQSFGSNVEFVPDTTQALRRLAVTPGGIYYASAPEVVPQCTIKSLPIGRGSGEFIPPYQEPFVPLSQCPKSRNSLNLEAFQTGQYPITRNLFVIIKQNGQSDEQAGDAYANFLLTTQGQELIEQTGFVRIR